The Corylus avellana chromosome ca8, CavTom2PMs-1.0 genome has a segment encoding these proteins:
- the LOC132189840 gene encoding uncharacterized protein LOC132189840 → MATNVREARRRKIMERGADRLALISGRIQTLPPSLDENTTNAASDPSSQPLLSNDQDLQPQVSNQTTVSPQGEDEAPGSLLLERDAISNASQTNAYDGGSDLPPSLNESETCIEALRTLAAPAAEVNGKVQPTLVPSIDQNSSASTLASEQHLQQQIQRHRFFTPKQITSAIAASENVRLLSSVTVALIVVLSYLGFPLLGTYIIKSIKSFRPLYLLLLTNVTVVLAQLLFGKQRGFQRLAIDENETSQLNGYGWAEQVSRTLETGLVMQKAFDAVFMDCSVYAVTVICGLSLAHLFS, encoded by the exons ATGGCGACCAACGTTAGAGAAGCCCGAAGGAGAAAGATCATGGAGCGAGGAGCCGACCGTTTAGCCCTCATATCGGGTCGGATCCAAACACTCCCTCCTTCTCTTGACGAGAATACAACAAACGCAGCCTCAGACCCATCATCCCAGCCTTTGCTTTCCAATGATCAGGATCTCCAACCTCAGGTCTCCAATCAAACCACTG TTTCTCCTCAAGGAGAGGATGAAGCACCTGGTTCTTTGTTGCTGGAACGTGATGCCATCTCTAATGCCAGTCAGACTAATGCTTATGACGGTGGAAGCGATCTGCCACCTTCCTTAAACGAATCTGAGACGTGCATTGAAGCCTTAAGAACCCTTGCTGCCCCTGCTGCAGAAGTCAATGGCAAAGTGCAGCCAACTCTGGTCCCATCAATCGATCAAAATTCATCTGCTTCTACTTTGGCCTCAGAACAACATCTACAGCAACAAATACAGCGACATAGATTTTTCACTCCAAAGCAAATAACTTCTGCCATTGCAGCATCAGAGAATGTCCGCCTTTTGTCTTCTGTAACTGTAGCCCTTATAGTTGTATTATCATATCTAGGATTTCCGTTGCTAGGTACCTACATCATAAAGAGCATAAAAAGCTTTAGGCCGCTCTATCTGCTTTTGCTAACCAATGTGACGGTTGTGCTTGCACAACTTCTTTTTGGCAAACAAAGAGGTTTTCAAAGGCTTGCCATAGATGAAAATGAAACTAGTCAACTAAATGGATATGGTTGGGCTGAACAAGTAAGCCGGACTTTGGAGACAGGTCTGGTGATGCAGAAGGCATTTGATGCAGTGTTCATGGATTGCAGTGTCTATGCAGTAACTGTAATATGTGGCCTCTCCCTCGCACATTTGTTCAGCTAA